The Capsicum annuum cultivar UCD-10X-F1 chromosome 3, UCD10Xv1.1, whole genome shotgun sequence genomic sequence GAGACTAAATGGCTACAAGATGACAACTTAAGAACCCAAGATTACTAGGTGTTCAACACCAAAACAACAGCTACACcagaagaacaagatgataatAATAGGAACGGAACACAAGAACAATGTAACAACAACACACAGCTTTACTAGAAACAACTACGAACTAGTACAATGATTACAGGAACAAAAGTTAGGAAGTGTGACATACAATGTTACAAACAATAAGAACCAAGGTATATATTAAATACCAAGACCCTTAACACTCGTAATATCAACACTAACACTCTATGATGACACAAGAGGGCATCCACCTCTCAAGCACTaaggtttctaacaatgttttgcaacactagtgattccacactagtatcaccctagttacGGTTGCTCTCACTCTCTCTAGGGGAGTTTCTTCCATTAACATTAAAAAACTAAGGAACTAaaaccctacaaggttctatttatattacattgtaaaaataagagacaaaggattaaaaggccctttaatgactagtcttcaaaaatggGCGCTCATTGAGTGCACCATATGGGCGGTTTTGGGCTTCCTTCAGACTTAGACTTGTGCAGTCTCTCGGCTGTGTTTAACATACTAAAAAAATGTTCATGAACacgatcgtacttgtatcatcctctccatcttgagagaaatttgcccacaaattcacgaCCGCACCTCGTTTAATTTGGCACTTAAAATAAACCACTCAAACCAGTCTGTAAAAATATGAAGATGgcacaaaacagtccgcaaaacaCATGAGGAACCCGAGAGCTTAATAATATAAGTCTCGGCCAATATCTTTATTTTGAACCTCgactttctctccatcttgagcctaGTCTTCAATCTCATCAGAAACATATCCCACATATTTTCATAGCAGCGGGTTCCGTGTGGTTTCCTACGTCTTCTCCTCAATTTATcttccatcatataagcatcattGTAGACCCTATGTCCCCCGTGTTTCTTTCTACCATACTCCTCTATATGGACATATCGATTTTAGGGAAGTGAAGTTTCGGTTGAGAGGATTATTTATGTAAtgtggagcttcggttgtggCTGGATGGGAGAAAGTTagcttccaagtccttcttgttggacttgatcaaattGAAGAGGAAGTGACCTATTTAGGTCTCGGGTTGGAGGGCATTTGGTGGCTTGGTTTATGTCTATGTCacttggtggtggtcttggaggattgatcatTTGAGATAAAGTTCGGGAGTAGAAacacgagagttccttcgactctccacttGATCcacctctcaagtatagtagacatattcAAGGCCCACATTCACCTTAGCCATATCTCGGGaaatagcatcaaggtgggccaaaatgaCTTTCATTATGACCAAGAAGTTAGctacaaaacaaaaaaagcaCGTTAGTTGTACAAGGGGAGAAGTGGAAGCCTTTGATTGGTTGCGGATAGCGACATGGCAGACTTGGAATGGTTGTAGACCTTGAGAATTTTAGTGTTTGTCCAACTTGTGGAAAAGAAAAATTGGGTTACAACAAGTTTTTGGAGCCTCTTTTCACATACAAAAAGGTTGACTCGTCTTGCACCTTTtgggcaagacacctttttgaagggtTAGTGGCCCTTTCCTATTTTGTCAACCTTAGAACGAGTTATTTCTCTCTTTTGGCAACAAGCCTTTTTGAAAGCTCTTTTGTCCCTTACTTCTTTGGTATAACTTTGGGACTTGTTTCAAGACAAACAAGAGACTTCACTTCTCTCCACTAGTCTTTAAGATCAAACACCACCACTGAAAGTTCTTCTTGCCACAAGATATGAAGAtggttcaagaacatcaagaaccttcAATAGAGATTTGAAGACAAAGGTTCAAATTGTACctcccaacaacaacaacccctCTTCAAACATAAATCCACAACAAAAATGCCAATAATACACCTCCAAATCTTAGATTCCACAACAACACACCAAAAACATCCAAAGATTGGATCCACAAACCGACACCAACAATACTTCGGTCAATCCTTGAATctgtacaacaacaacacaaataaaaGTTTAACTTGGATCTTGATTCTATTAGTGTTAGGGACGAAGAAACCAACACTAAGAACAGTCAAAACGCATGAAGTACTCCTAGATCTAGCATCcaaatttcggccaagacaacaactaGACACACtcttggccaagaacacaagaaaCTTCTActcctttatttttttgattttttttactaagagagcccaagattggtagtgtaggaacacaaccacccttgctttgataccaaatgataccaaaacgACCAAGGAAAGACACCAAAATAGCCCCAAATcgcacaaaatagtccacaaggtACAAGAGACCAAATGGCTACAAGATGACAACTTAAGAACCCAAGATTACTAGGTGTTCAACACCAAAACAACAGCTACACcagaagaacaagatgataacAATAGGAACGAAACACAAGAACAATGTAACTACAATACACgacttcactagaaacaactaCGAACTAGTACAATGATTACAGAAACAAAAGTTAGGAAGTGTGACATACAATATTACAAACAGTAAGAACCAAGGTATATATTAAATACCAAGACCCTTAACACTCGTAATATCAACACCAAAACTCTACGATGACATAAGAGGGCGTCCACCTCTCAAACACcaaggtttctaacaatgttttgcaacactagtgattccacactagtatcaccttAGTTACGGTTGCTGTCACTCTCTCTAGAGGAGTTTCTTTCAATAACAttcaaaaactaaggaaataaaaccctacaaggttttatttatattacattacaaaaataaGAGACAAGAGATTAAAAGACCCTTTAATGACTAGTCTTCAATGGGCGCCCATTAAGTGCACCATATGAGCGATTTTGGGTTTCCTTCACACTTAGACTTGTGCACTCTCTTGGTTGCATTTaacatactaaaaaaatattcatgatcacgatcgtacttgtatcaataagtttctttgagacttactacaatataatgattcATCAATCATCAACTTTGTTCCTCCGGGAAGTAATAAGTTAGCTTTTCTGGAGCCTTCAATTAATCTTGCACTACCACATATGGTATTAACATTGGCTTCATTCATcaccaaataagagaaatatttcttatcttttagaATAGTATGCGTGGTGACACTATCTATAAGATATATATCATCGTAACTTATTTTGGATCCAATTGATGATTAGGGAATTTCCAtattcttcaaataaaaaaaaacatattataaaatttttgaaaaactaacATAACAAATGTAGAAATCAGAAACACACGGTactttaataaaacaaaaaacataattgcaaacaaaagaaaataataactttctttataatttattctcaactAAGATCATCAGTTCTTCAATCAATGTCCTTATAGAAATCTTCAGCTTTCAAATGGGTAATATCTGAGAGGCTCTTAAAGTCATCATCATTGTAAGCAAGATTTTCCTCAACACCATCATATGTATTTGATGGACCTGCTTCATCATCATTACCTCGAAAGGTCAAGTGTACTTCcacatcattttcttttcttttaagggaAGCTTAATAAAGTTTGACAAAATGATCAGGCGTACGACAAGCACGTGCCCAATGACCTTTCATGCCACATCAGTGACAAATATTAACTTTACcctttgaagaattattttgagaatctttATTATTCTCTTGTTTATTTCCACCATATGACGATAATTATTACTCTCTCTGTCATATCCTCACCCACGTCCATGTCCATGGCCTCAGCCACGATCGCGATAATAATTTTGCCTTATTTCAGGCTGATCATTTGCTGCTACAACATTTGCTTCAGGGAATGAAGCAGATCCAGTGGGACGagcttcatgatttttcattaacaaaGTATTATTCTGTTCTGCCACAAGTAGGCAtgtaatcaattcaaaatatttcttaaatcccTTTTCacgatattgttgttgtagtgatacattagaagcatgaaaagtggaaaaagttctctagtaagtcctcatcagtGATGGTTTCTCCACGTAATCTTAATATTGAACTTACTTTATAAATAGCATAATTATACTCAACTAcgattttaaaatcttgaaatcgAAGGTGTATCCAGTTATACTTTGCTTTTGATAATACCGTCAATTTTAGGTGGTGATATCGATCCTTCAAGTTGGTCCATAATTCAAGTGGATCTTTCACAGCTAAATATTCAGTTTTTAATCCTCTGTGGAGGTGATGACgaagaaaaatcataacttttgcCTTATCTTGACTTGATGagttattttcttgtttaatagTATCCCTAAGACCTCTAGCGTCAAGGTGAGTTTCAGAATCAAGGACCCATGATAAATAATTCTTTCAAGTAATGTCAAGTGCCACAAACTCaagttttgataaatttgatataGTGAAACTATCATAAAAGATTATTAAGTTAGatataatgatattttcaaaataagataaccatctcaaataaatctaaatagaATCATATATTGTTAATAGATTATTATCAAAAGTTTGTTTCCTTTAACaatttatatttgtatgtgtGTGTGGAGTATGAAAACAAATAGTTACATAATACGTACCTTATAAGAGAgtttcgtgctgataacgtgttatgaattTGTTATGTAAACTTGAACAaaactaaacatgatataaatttgGAGAATGTAAAattgttttctatctttatttcttcaCAAATCATAGGCTATTTATAGCCCAAATTATGAGCTCTACATAATTTAATATTGAAGAGGTGGGGAAAATTACCCACTAAAGAAAAGATAAGTTAAGTGGACACTTATGTCATCCATTAGCTAAATGGATGCTTAATGtcatatatctatctatctatctatctatctatctctctctctctctctctctctctNNNNNNNNNNNNNNNNNNNNNNNNNNNNNNNNNNNNNNNNNNNNNNNNNNNNNNNNNNNNNNNNNNNNNNNNNNNNNNNNNNNNNNNNNNNNNNNNNNNNATTTGGAGAATGTAAAattgttttctatctttatttcttcaCAAATCATAGGCTATTTATAGCCCAAATTATGAGCTCTACATAATTTAATATTGAAGAGGTGGGGAAAATTACCCACTAAAGAAAAGATAAGTTAAGTGGACACTTATGTCATCCATTAGCTAAATGGATGCTtaatgtcatatatatatatatgctcccttcttagttttcacttattattgttgttattattattatacgtGATCTTTTATTTGGTCTCTGCCTATTAGCTTGTTACCTATCATTCCGAACTATGGCTTgacttgcctactagtgggttaaagtaggggccatcatgacttgagaagtCGGATCGGGACAGCTGATATTTActatttgttaaaaaataatttgaactctttcttgttcttgagcTTGATCGTTCGTTATTATAAATACGGATTTTGTACCAAAAACAACACTTTATTATAAGTAAAGAATAGTTGACATTACTCTACTAGATTAAGAACCTGAGCTAGAAGTGCTTATTTGTACCGTCAATTCAAGCCTTTCTACTAGATTAAAGTGCATcttttcttcttctgttgtttaTTCTTCACAACTAAACAGGAAAACTAATAGTAGGGTCAAAATTGCACCACGAtccatctttgaatttttttgggtGATAGCATAAAAGGCTAGATAGAATGGTCATACCACCGAAACTGTGTCAGCTTAGCACAATTACTTATCTGTTCAAACTTCAATTCAAGCTAAAGTAACATAATCGTGAATCCTTCACTCTATTACAGTCATTATTGTGCCATGCAAGTCTACTGTTTTCAAAATGAAGCAATGTATGGAAGAAGTCTTTCTTATCCGCTAGAGATCTCGAGAAAAGGCTTTACTTTTAAATTTATCCATGTCACTTAACTTTAACTTCGTATCTATTAAGTAAaagtcaattttcttttattcatttattcatggtcatttaattttgtatatgttatgtaaaattcatttttctttcattcattgcACAAAAATCATTTAACTTTACTCCGACCAACACAAAAGTCACTATAACcgaattttacaataatttcatcGGAAAAATGATGtgacaaccttaattagttcttaatcttaatttaagtgaatatataatatattaatcaTATCTTAACCCTTTTTATAGTACACAACCTATTTTTTCttatgaattatttaatgaaagaatatcaatttcttaatagattagattacctaataaagattatttttatatattaaaaaaattggctgatatttttatgaaatatttcataatattggaTTAATCTGCCAAAAAGGTGCATCAAAAAAAgtgataaacaagataaattctacaaaacacataaaatagaaatacatgtatgatattattttaaaaaaataattattttaattctttaaagataattttaaaaaataaaatctttttaatcatgtcattgaataagtattgtcaaaatttgttcaaataatgttatattaacagttttgttaataaaagttataaaatataagtactttaatagataaataattataggatgtctaatttttatatttatcaattaaattaattaacatgtaatttatcagaaattgaaaattctaataaaaaattttaagagaattaatcgattagtcaaacaattaaaaatataaagacaaacctaataaatagagtagtttataatattattatgacATACCGAATGCAAAGACACAAGTGGCAAGAAAAagaatgtatgaaaaaaataattttatcaactacatgccataatattagaggaaaaaaataattaccaACACATGTCTCGactttagaggattttaagaatatataagtataattttatgtcataaaaatatcaatcaattttttttgtgaaaatagtCTTCACTAGGTAGCCTAATCTATTGAGAAATTGATATTCTTCATTATATAATTCATAAGGAAAATTTGTTTGgacacatataaaaaaaattgtataatatattatattctcttaaattaaaattaaaagctaattaaggttgtcacattattttttttgtggaatTATTGTAAAATCTGGCCATAGTACTTTTGTGATGACTGGAGTAAAGTAAAGTGACTTTTGTATAATGGATAATAGAAAATAACttttgtgtaatagacacaaagttaaatgaccatagatgaaatgaatgaaataaatataatttttgcgtaatagatacaaagttaagtgaccatgaaTGAAATTTATTGCTTTCATAATAAAGGATAGAGAACCTAAAACAATACCAAGAACTCCATCAATCCGTCCTTTAATGATAGACAAGCTCTTCTAATTATCATCTCATACCAAAATCACAAATTCAAGGAAAAGGGGTAAACAAAATAGAGGCAAGGGATCATCTAGTTAGTAAGCAGGGATCTTCAACTAAGTTGAGACCCCAAAAATTAAAACATCACTCATCAATCAAGTCAATAGAAAGGACGCAGGGAATAGATCTATAAAAAAGGATCATATCCTAATATGGCAAAGATGGCATACTCAATGATTGTAAATCACACTTgaattttttaagaagaagagagtattttttcttcaaaaatttcatatttttacgtTTGAAAAAAGTCAAATATTTATAGTCAAAAGATGGTGCTTCAGAAAGGAATCAGTGATTCATAAACAGTCACAGTACGACACCTATCTGCGAAATTCATCTGCGACTGTAGGTGGACCATATGCTATCGTAGGTCGCTTAATGTCAAAAACCAGAATGTAATTCTTGACCTGCAGCCGCAGCTGGCCGCCTTGTCATTTTCGTCTTCAAGCTATGTCTGGAAGGAGAAAAATTTTCTATTGAATTTTTGGATTACAATATCCCTAATTTTCAAGCTTCAAATGAATATTGTTCAAAAAGATAATCTATCTCGAGatcattttcaaattcaaattcaagccGAGAAAGTGACAACAACAAAGCTAGACTTGTCTTATTGTTGTCTCACTATCCACGTGAAGGAGTGCTTTGATATTTAAGTACATGGATATTTTTTTGATGGGAGAACATTTCTTTTATAAAGTGAATACACACTTTATTTTATAAAGTGAATATacacttcacttttttctttaagATAATTTATCGTTGATTTGGTTTTTTCTGTTAAAAAAGGATACATATGAAAAGTGTTTTAAGAACGAGATTAAATTTGACCCAAAGTAAGATATCATGAATAAATTTGGCtttaaaatataatgaaaagtatatttagttaatttttcaaGATAGAGGATAAATTTgatactaaaatatgataaaagatatctttggtcaattttttaaatttaatcattttctctattttaaaacatatttctcaatataaaattataatgctgggtaatttttatataattttgaaaatatcaatttaatttaatttagttttaaaattaattaagttgtGTTTCAAAAAGTGAAAAGTGGCAATTAAAAAGGGGGTTTTCAAGGGTTTTGCATCTCCTTTGTGTCTTGTTTGAATGTACTCCAGCAGCCATGAATCGCAGCAAGAGAATTCTGAGTTCACTTCAATTAAGGAAATCTCCGTTTTACCCTCAGCTTTCAGGAGCTCCTTCCTTCAACCATCAGGTGACTCGCCACTTTTACCTTCCTCCTTCCCTTACCACCACCTATTGTAGTACACCGTGCTGTCCTTTTACTACTACTAGTGCTCTCTCTGTCAGTCAAACGCTCTTCTTTTCATCGACACCGGAAAATTTTGTCGACATTATACTATCCAATGACTGGTCCAAACAGTTGGAAAATGATTTAGGAAAACTTGATTTTACACTCAAACATGAAGCTGTTATGTATTTATTGAAGAAACTGGATAAAGAACCGAGAAAAGCTGGGGATTTCTTGAAATGGGTTGTTAAGCAAAAGGGGTTTCAACCTAGTTCTTCTATGTATAGTTTAATGCTAAGAATTTATGCTAATAGGGATTCAATGAAGGATTTCTGGACAATTATTAAGGAAATGAAAGAGAATGGGTTTTATATTGATGAGGAAACGTATAAATCGATTCATTCTATTTTTCGGAATTTGAAAATGGAAACTGATGCTACTGCTTTGAGGCATTTTTATGGGAGGATGATTAAAGACAATGCTATGGGTGATTTGGTGAAAGATGTGTGTGGATTGATTACGAAACAAGAATGGGGGGTTGAGGTGGAGAGACAATTAGGGGATATGAAACTCGTGGTGTCGGATAATTTTGTGCTTAGGGTGTTGAAGGAAATTAGAGAAGTACGATATCCGTTAAAAGCTTTCAGCTTTTTCAAATGGGTTGCTAGGGATTTGGGTTTTCAGCACAATACTGTTACTTATAATGGGATTCTGAGGGTTCTTTGTCGAGAAGAGTCGATTGAGGAGTTTTGGGGTGTGGTAAAAGAGATGAAGAGCTTGGGTTTTGAAATAGatcttgatacatatataaagatCTCAAGACATTTTCAGAAGATTAAGATGTTGAAAGATGCAGTAGAACTATATGAGTTGATGATGGATGGTCAGTTTAAACCGTCACTTGGCGAGTGCAATATTCTTTTAAGATCCATTGCACAGTCACATCCCTCAAATCTTGATTTGATATTTAGAGTTGTGGAAAAATTTGAGGCCGCAGGTCATTCACGCTCAAAGATTATTTATGATGTCATTCATAGGTGTTACACAACCTTGGGGCGATTTGAGGAAGCAGAGAAGGTAACAGAAGCTATGAGAGATTCAGGATTTGAACCCGA encodes the following:
- the LOC107862592 gene encoding pentatricopeptide repeat-containing protein At3g48250, chloroplastic; amino-acid sequence: MNRSKRILSSLQLRKSPFYPQLSGAPSFNHQVTRHFYLPPSLTTTYCSTPCCPFTTTSALSVSQTLFFSSTPENFVDIILSNDWSKQLENDLGKLDFTLKHEAVMYLLKKLDKEPRKAGDFLKWVVKQKGFQPSSSMYSLMLRIYANRDSMKDFWTIIKEMKENGFYIDEETYKSIHSIFRNLKMETDATALRHFYGRMIKDNAMGDLVKDVCGLITKQEWGVEVERQLGDMKLVVSDNFVLRVLKEIREVRYPLKAFSFFKWVARDLGFQHNTVTYNGILRVLCREESIEEFWGVVKEMKSLGFEIDLDTYIKISRHFQKIKMLKDAVELYELMMDGQFKPSLGECNILLRSIAQSHPSNLDLIFRVVEKFEAAGHSRSKIIYDVIHRCYTTLGRFEEAEKVTEAMRDSGFEPDNITYSQLIYGLCKVRRLEEASKVIDVMEECGCIPDIKTWTVLIQGHCFAGEVDKALFCFAKMMERNVDTDADLLDVLLNGFISQRRVFGAYQLLTELVSKFQMRPWQATYKLIIQKLLGERKLEEALDLLRRMKKHNYPPFPEPFHRYISKSGTVEDAVEFLKTLSFKDYPSVSAYQHVFRSFFAEGRHSEAKDLLYKCPHHIRQHPAICGLFGSSNSNSGKVKRFSQESSTSA